A window from Ignavibacteriota bacterium encodes these proteins:
- the secG gene encoding preprotein translocase subunit SecG yields the protein MYTLLITISIIISVLLVIVVLLQASKGDGLSGTIGGAAGGFGTVFGARRTADFLSKATWWLGGSLLVLAVVINLFFLPGQSTSSERESIIQSSGARNVPSTTTLPPANTNNQNSESKPAN from the coding sequence ATGTATACGTTATTAATTACTATTTCAATTATTATTTCTGTTTTATTGGTTATTGTAGTTCTTTTACAAGCCAGCAAAGGTGATGGATTATCCGGAACAATTGGTGGAGCTGCCGGCGGATTTGGAACCGTTTTTGGTGCAAGAAGAACAGCAGATTTTTTAAGCAAAGCTACATGGTGGTTAGGCGGATCATTATTGGTTTTAGCTGTTGTTATAAATTTATTTTTCTTACCAGGTCAATCAACTTCCAGCGAAAGAGAAAGTATAATTCAAAGTTCTGGTGCAAGAAATGTTCCTTCAACAACTACATTACCACCGGCAAATACAAATAATCAAAATTCAGAATCTAAACCGGCAAATTAA
- a CDS encoding adenosylhomocysteinase, whose product MSEVKNEVEYIPYKVKDISLAEWGRKEIRLAEAEMPGLMTLRERYKNSKPLKGARIAGCLHMTIQTAVLIETLIELGADVTWSSCNIFSTQDHAAAAIAAAGIPVYAWKGMNAEEFDWCIEQTLFFGEERKPLNMILDDGGDLTNMVLDKFPELVNSVKGISEETTTGVHRLYDRVENGTLPIPAINVNDSVTKSKFDNKYGCRESLVDALRRATDLMMAGKVAVVAGYGDVGKGSAESLRNAGVRVIVAEIDPICALQAAMEGYEVKKFLKAVPEADIIVTATGNRDIVKAEAFSLMKDKSVVCNIGHFDNEIDMAWLNKNYGHTKDTVKPQVDIYNLDGKEIIILAEGRLVNLGCATGHPSFVMSNSFTNQTLAQIELWNNSDKYENKVYMLPKHLDEEVARLHLEKVGAELDTLTEDQAKYIGVTVQGPFKPDYYRY is encoded by the coding sequence ATGAGCGAAGTAAAAAATGAAGTAGAATATATTCCTTATAAAGTAAAAGATATTTCTCTTGCAGAATGGGGAAGAAAAGAAATTAGATTAGCAGAAGCTGAAATGCCCGGCTTAATGACTTTGAGAGAAAGATATAAAAACTCAAAACCATTAAAAGGTGCAAGAATTGCCGGTTGTTTGCATATGACAATTCAAACCGCAGTATTAATTGAAACTCTTATTGAGCTTGGTGCAGATGTAACTTGGTCATCATGCAATATTTTTTCAACACAAGATCATGCCGCTGCTGCAATTGCTGCTGCCGGAATTCCGGTTTACGCTTGGAAAGGTATGAATGCCGAAGAATTTGATTGGTGTATTGAACAAACTTTATTTTTTGGTGAAGAAAGAAAACCATTAAATATGATTTTAGATGACGGCGGCGATTTAACAAATATGGTTTTAGATAAATTCCCGGAATTAGTAAATAGTGTTAAGGGAATTTCCGAAGAAACTACAACCGGTGTTCATAGGCTTTATGATAGAGTAGAAAATGGTACTTTACCAATTCCCGCAATAAATGTAAATGATTCGGTAACAAAATCTAAATTTGATAATAAATATGGATGTAGAGAATCCTTAGTTGATGCTTTGCGAAGAGCAACTGATTTAATGATGGCTGGTAAAGTTGCTGTCGTAGCTGGTTACGGAGATGTTGGAAAAGGTTCGGCAGAATCTTTAAGAAATGCTGGAGTTCGAGTTATTGTTGCTGAAATTGATCCGATTTGCGCACTTCAAGCAGCAATGGAAGGATATGAAGTTAAGAAATTTTTAAAAGCTGTTCCAGAAGCAGATATTATTGTAACCGCAACCGGAAATAGAGATATAGTAAAAGCCGAAGCTTTTTCCTTAATGAAAGATAAATCTGTAGTTTGTAATATTGGACATTTTGATAATGAAATTGATATGGCTTGGTTAAACAAAAATTATGGACATACAAAAGATACAGTAAAACCCCAAGTTGATATTTACAATTTAGATGGTAAAGAAATTATTATTCTTGCAGAAGGAAGACTCGTAAACTTAGGTTGCGCAACCGGTCATCCATCTTTTGTAATGAGCAATTCTTTTACAAATCAAACTTTAGCACAAATAGAACTGTGGAATAATTCTGATAAATATGAAAACAAAGTTTATATGCTGCCAAAACATTTAGATGAAGAAGTAGCAAGACTTCATTTAGAAAAAGTTGGAGCTGAATTAGATACTTTAACAGAAGATCAAGCTAAATATATTGGAGTTACGGTTCAAGGTCCATTTAAACCAGATTATTATAGATATTAA
- a CDS encoding STAS domain-containing protein: protein METNLFERKEFLNQSWITPNSTNMFTKSEINQKIIVHINLIRATANESELFKNFLKMFLDSSKNNIIFDLSSCNFIDSTFLSTIISFNKNYKSKVDIVVKDIRQLTIFRITKLDKIFDIYSNLETATAA, encoded by the coding sequence ATGGAAACCAATTTATTTGAAAGAAAAGAATTTTTAAATCAATCTTGGATTACACCAAATTCAACAAATATGTTTACAAAATCAGAAATAAACCAAAAAATAATTGTTCATATAAATTTAATTAGAGCAACTGCAAACGAATCTGAATTATTTAAAAATTTTCTCAAAATGTTTTTGGATAGTTCTAAAAACAATATAATCTTTGATTTAAGTTCGTGCAATTTTATTGATTCAACATTTTTGAGCACAATAATTTCGTTTAATAAAAATTATAAATCAAAAGTTGATATTGTTGTTAAAGATATTAGACAATTAACAATTTTTAGAATTACAAAACTTGATAAGATTTTTGATATTTATTCGAATTTAGAAACTGCAACTGCTGCTTAA
- a CDS encoding class IV adenylate cyclase — translation MAVNLEIKVKLETFDEILKILSEKNVFQNQTILQKDIYYKIPAGLLKLRKHNDGYELIKYQRNEKDGERWSNYFVLNISGETVENYFDDIFETETVVEKIRELYIYKSTRIHLDEVKNLGKFIELETVVKNISQVEAKTEFDEIVKFLELDFENQIKKSYRDLILEK, via the coding sequence ATGGCAGTAAATTTGGAGATAAAAGTTAAGTTAGAAACATTTGATGAAATTTTAAAAATTCTTTCTGAAAAAAATGTTTTCCAAAATCAAACAATTTTACAAAAAGATATTTATTATAAAATTCCGGCTGGACTTTTAAAATTGCGAAAGCATAATGATGGGTATGAATTAATTAAATATCAGCGGAATGAAAAAGATGGTGAAAGATGGAGCAATTATTTTGTTTTAAATATTTCCGGAGAAACTGTTGAAAATTATTTTGATGATATTTTTGAAACCGAAACAGTTGTAGAAAAAATACGTGAATTATACATTTACAAAAGCACAAGAATTCATTTGGATGAAGTTAAAAATTTAGGAAAATTTATAGAATTAGAAACTGTTGTTAAAAATATTTCTCAAGTTGAAGCAAAAACAGAGTTTGATGAAATTGTGAAATTTTTAGAATTGGATTTTGAAAATCAAATTAAAAAATCTTATAGAGATTTGATTTTAGAAAAATAA
- a CDS encoding ParA family protein has product MGKIISVTTPKGGEGKTTTAVNLAVAFAQSGKRTLLIDLDPSGQCAPTLGLKSSQISGDLLDVLTFEKAFKSVIHKTFDNNLDFIPMRQLDYQAEVKLSNITSDELILKSVLDSEIYSYHYIIFDCPPSLIGTTTNILMIADSVIIPVRAARSSLNEVARVMKHIDLVRMKYNSNLKVEGILLTMYEQNTKAAYYAKKVLLREFPNFLFQYVIPKNVEVSESTFHSVPILVYNPEAKASVAYRKLADELIGRNSVHLI; this is encoded by the coding sequence ATGGGAAAAATAATTTCAGTAACAACTCCCAAAGGCGGAGAAGGAAAAACTACAACGGCTGTAAATTTAGCCGTAGCATTTGCGCAAAGCGGAAAACGGACTTTATTAATTGATTTAGATCCTTCCGGGCAATGTGCGCCAACTCTTGGTTTAAAATCTTCCCAAATTTCCGGTGATTTGTTAGATGTTCTTACTTTTGAAAAAGCATTTAAAAGTGTAATTCATAAAACTTTTGATAATAATTTAGATTTTATTCCAATGCGCCAGCTTGATTATCAAGCAGAAGTGAAACTTTCTAATATTACTTCGGATGAATTAATTCTTAAAAGTGTGTTAGATTCGGAAATATATTCATATCATTATATAATATTTGATTGTCCGCCCTCGCTAATTGGAACAACTACAAATATTTTAATGATTGCAGATTCTGTAATAATTCCGGTTAGAGCTGCAAGATCTTCATTAAATGAAGTTGCAAGAGTGATGAAACATATTGATTTGGTTAGAATGAAATATAATTCAAACTTAAAAGTTGAAGGAATTCTTCTTACAATGTATGAGCAGAATACAAAAGCCGCATATTATGCAAAAAAAGTTTTATTAAGAGAATTTCCGAATTTCTTATTTCAATATGTAATTCCAAAAAATGTGGAAGTTTCGGAATCAACATTTCATAGTGTACCAATTCTTGTTTATAATCCGGAAGCAAAAGCTTCTGTTGCGTATAGAAAATTAGCTGATGAACTTATTGGAAGAAATTCTGTTCATCTAATTTAA
- a CDS encoding STAS domain-containing protein: protein MNNTVLSQINKNNVILGADFFTSPQRNLFKSIYDVKTQNAIVLVNLTRATVSESKDFAEYVEKTIDEGKTKIIIDFENVYFMDSIFFGTLVKYLKKVSRMNGYIKLIVDHKSKPELLSISVFDGVFEIYPNLFEALNGKLN from the coding sequence ATGAACAATACAGTATTAAGTCAAATAAATAAAAATAATGTTATACTCGGTGCAGATTTTTTTACTTCACCGCAACGTAATTTATTTAAAAGTATTTATGATGTAAAAACTCAGAATGCAATAGTTTTAGTTAACTTAACAAGAGCAACGGTTAGTGAATCTAAAGACTTTGCCGAGTATGTTGAAAAAACAATTGATGAAGGTAAAACAAAAATTATTATAGATTTTGAAAATGTGTATTTCATGGATTCAATCTTTTTTGGAACATTAGTAAAATATCTTAAAAAAGTAAGCAGAATGAACGGTTATATAAAATTAATTGTTGATCACAAAAGCAAACCGGAATTATTATCTATATCCGTATTCGATGGAGTATTTGAAATTTATCCAAATCTTTTTGAAGCTCTGAACGGTAAACTAAATTAA
- a CDS encoding iron ABC transporter permease, protein MGKFKPLNKFSLILNLSLFAFLTILIGIISLTIGTVEISFWETINTLLGNSAHEKFNQIIFQIRLPRILFAILVGGGLSITGTVFQAILMNPLAEPYILGISSGGTFGAILAILIGLTFLGTQIFAFLGALTVMFLVFFLGKRFGEINGNILLLSGVMIGAFFSAAILLLVIFLDSSLRTAVFWMIGSLSFANSENLIFVAIIVLIISVFLSINSNKYNILALGDESAKSLGINSSREKKIAYFASSILIGIVVSVSGIIGFVGLTIPHLCRLIWGNDNRKIVPISFFVGAIYLTIADTIARIAVSPAELPVGSVTAIIGAPIFIFLLRRTTRIL, encoded by the coding sequence ATGGGCAAATTTAAACCCTTAAATAAATTTTCATTAATTCTTAATCTATCCCTTTTTGCATTTCTCACCATTTTAATTGGAATTATAAGTTTAACAATCGGGACTGTAGAAATTTCATTTTGGGAAACAATTAATACGCTTTTGGGAAATTCAGCACATGAAAAATTTAATCAGATAATTTTTCAAATCAGATTGCCAAGAATTTTATTTGCAATTTTGGTTGGGGGTGGTTTATCAATTACCGGAACAGTTTTTCAAGCGATTTTGATGAATCCTTTGGCCGAACCATACATTTTAGGAATTTCTAGCGGTGGAACATTTGGTGCAATTTTAGCAATTCTAATTGGTTTAACGTTTCTCGGAACTCAAATATTTGCTTTTCTAGGTGCGTTAACTGTTATGTTTTTGGTTTTTTTTCTGGGGAAAAGATTTGGTGAAATTAATGGAAATATTCTTCTTTTATCCGGCGTAATGATTGGTGCATTCTTTTCTGCGGCAATTTTACTTTTGGTAATATTTTTAGATAGTTCTTTAAGAACAGCCGTTTTTTGGATGATTGGAAGTTTATCATTTGCAAATTCAGAAAATTTAATTTTTGTTGCAATAATCGTATTAATAATTTCAGTTTTTCTTTCAATAAATTCAAATAAATACAATATTCTTGCTTTGGGTGATGAAAGCGCAAAAAGTTTGGGAATAAATTCGAGTAGAGAAAAAAAAATAGCATATTTTGCTTCAAGTATTTTAATCGGAATTGTAGTTTCTGTAAGCGGAATAATTGGATTTGTTGGATTAACCATTCCTCATTTATGCAGATTAATTTGGGGAAATGATAACAGAAAAATTGTTCCAATTTCTTTTTTTGTTGGGGCAATATATTTAACAATTGCAGATACAATAGCAAGAATTGCAGTTTCTCCGGCAGAATTACCGGTTGGATCTGTTACAGCAATTATTGGTGCTCCGATTTTTATATTTTTACTTAGAAGAACAACACGTATTTTATAG
- the obgE gene encoding GTPase ObgE has protein sequence MFIDYAEIFVKAGNGGNGSVSFRREKYVPKGGPSGGNGGKGGDVIIKVDTNLHTLLDFKYQRKYLAENGNNGEKSLKDGKGGSDLIIKVPKGTLIIDKNEEKILADLNEDNSEIVIAKGGRGGKGNSNFATSTNQAPRFAESGKPGSELNIALELKLVADIGLVGFPNAGKSTLISTISAARPKIADYPFTTLKPNLGIVQYKDFQSFTVADIPGIIEGAHLGKGLGHEFLKHIERTEILLILIDSTSENISKDYKILLNELNKYSKILFGKKKIIGISKIDLIEPKILEKLKKKLQKTFSEEIIFFSSASKINISELIDRLWANLNP, from the coding sequence ATGTTTATAGATTACGCAGAAATATTTGTAAAAGCCGGAAACGGTGGAAATGGTTCCGTGTCTTTCCGAAGGGAAAAATACGTTCCCAAAGGCGGACCATCCGGCGGAAATGGCGGAAAAGGCGGAGATGTTATTATCAAAGTTGATACAAATCTTCATACCTTGTTAGATTTTAAATATCAAAGAAAATATTTAGCTGAAAATGGAAATAACGGTGAAAAATCTTTAAAGGATGGAAAAGGCGGTTCCGATTTAATAATAAAAGTACCAAAAGGAACTTTAATTATTGATAAAAATGAAGAAAAAATTCTAGCTGATTTAAATGAAGATAATTCTGAAATAGTAATTGCTAAAGGCGGAAGAGGCGGAAAAGGAAATAGTAATTTTGCAACTTCAACAAATCAAGCTCCGCGTTTTGCGGAAAGCGGAAAACCCGGCAGTGAATTAAATATTGCTCTCGAATTAAAATTAGTTGCGGATATTGGTTTGGTAGGATTTCCTAATGCGGGAAAATCTACATTAATTTCAACAATTTCTGCCGCAAGACCCAAAATTGCGGATTATCCATTTACAACATTAAAACCAAATTTGGGAATAGTTCAGTACAAAGATTTTCAAAGTTTTACCGTGGCAGATATTCCGGGAATTATTGAAGGCGCACATTTAGGAAAAGGATTAGGACATGAATTTCTAAAGCATATTGAACGAACTGAAATTTTATTAATTCTTATCGATTCAACTTCAGAAAATATTTCCAAAGATTATAAAATTTTATTAAACGAATTAAACAAATACAGCAAAATATTATTCGGGAAAAAGAAAATTATCGGCATTTCTAAAATTGATTTAATTGAACCGAAAATATTAGAAAAATTAAAAAAGAAATTACAGAAAACATTTTCAGAAGAAATAATATTTTTTTCATCAGCCTCAAAAATTAATATTTCTGAATTGATTGACAGATTATGGGCAAATTTAAACCCTTAA
- the rpsU gene encoding 30S ribosomal protein S21, with translation MVGINISENENIDRALKRFKKKYERSGVLKEFKKRTFFTKPSIEKRMERIKAKRRAYKENLKNQN, from the coding sequence TTGGTTGGAATTAATATTTCGGAAAACGAAAACATTGATAGAGCATTAAAGAGATTTAAGAAAAAATATGAAAGATCCGGTGTTCTAAAGGAATTCAAGAAAAGAACTTTCTTTACAAAGCCTTCAATTGAAAAACGAATGGAAAGAATTAAAGCTAAAAGACGCGCATATAAAGAGAATTTGAAAAATCAGAATTAA
- a CDS encoding peptidase M14, giving the protein MKIFLILLLTFLFFNSIMAQTDFSQIIYENYSKYKSAEFNKKNFTHSQLKSQIEKIKLNKNFKVDIAGKSIEEKEIYLLSIGKGKTTVLIWSQMHGDESTATMALFDIFNFFSSNDELKNFRKEILDSLKIYFIPMLNPDGAEKYQRRNALDIDLNRDALRLQFPESQILKSVRDSLNPKFAFNLHDQSTRYTSGKSYKSATISFLAPAFNYEKEINEVRSNTMKLIVRMFESLNKYIPGHIAKYNDDFEPRAFGDNFIKWGTGSVLIESGGWKNDTEKQFVRKLNFTAILSGLNSIAKKTYKNAEIEKYHSIPFNDKLLFDVLLKNLTIIKNGKNYLVDVGINNEEQISNNTNSYFVSKIEDWGDLSIFYGYEEFDLSGCEIKESQIFTEIDSDFTKLNFDELIKKGIGFIKVKYIPKNFDFSEIPLNILINENNIDLEPGYQKSANFTIWKNGKLIFNVINGFIYNLESGIKTYGNGIIFD; this is encoded by the coding sequence ATGAAAATATTCTTAATATTACTTTTAACTTTTCTTTTTTTTAATTCAATTATGGCTCAAACTGATTTTTCTCAAATCATTTACGAAAATTATTCAAAATATAAATCAGCGGAATTTAACAAAAAAAATTTCACTCATTCCCAACTCAAATCACAAATTGAAAAAATAAAATTAAATAAAAATTTCAAAGTTGATATTGCCGGAAAATCAATTGAAGAAAAAGAAATTTATCTTTTATCTATTGGTAAAGGAAAAACAACAGTTTTAATTTGGTCGCAAATGCACGGCGATGAATCAACTGCAACAATGGCTTTGTTTGATATTTTTAATTTTTTCAGCTCAAATGATGAATTAAAAAATTTCCGCAAAGAAATTTTGGACAGTTTAAAAATTTATTTTATTCCAATGTTAAATCCGGATGGTGCAGAAAAATATCAGCGAAGAAATGCTTTGGATATTGACTTAAACAGAGATGCACTTCGTTTGCAATTTCCCGAATCACAAATTTTAAAATCTGTGCGTGATAGTTTAAATCCGAAATTTGCTTTTAATCTTCATGATCAAAGCACAAGATATACTTCTGGAAAAAGTTATAAATCGGCAACAATTTCTTTTTTAGCTCCTGCTTTCAATTATGAAAAAGAAATAAATGAAGTAAGATCAAACACAATGAAATTAATTGTGAGAATGTTTGAGAGTTTAAATAAATATATTCCCGGACACATTGCAAAATACAATGATGATTTTGAACCGCGTGCGTTTGGAGATAATTTTATAAAATGGGGAACCGGTTCAGTTCTTATAGAATCCGGCGGGTGGAAAAATGATACCGAAAAACAATTTGTGCGTAAATTAAATTTTACTGCAATTTTAAGTGGATTAAATTCTATTGCAAAAAAAACTTACAAAAATGCTGAAATTGAAAAATATCATTCTATTCCATTTAACGATAAATTGCTTTTTGATGTTTTACTAAAAAATCTCACAATTATTAAAAACGGAAAAAATTATTTGGTTGATGTTGGAATTAATAATGAAGAACAAATTTCTAATAACACAAATTCGTATTTTGTGAGCAAAATTGAAGATTGGGGAGATTTATCAATTTTTTACGGTTATGAGGAATTTGATCTTTCTGGATGTGAAATTAAGGAATCACAAATTTTTACCGAAATTGATTCCGATTTTACAAAACTCAATTTTGATGAACTAATAAAAAAAGGAATTGGTTTTATAAAAGTTAAATATATTCCGAAAAATTTTGATTTCAGTGAAATTCCTTTAAACATTTTAATAAATGAAAATAATATTGATTTAGAACCAGGATATCAAAAAAGTGCAAATTTTACAATTTGGAAAAACGGAAAATTGATATTTAATGTAATAAACGGATTTATTTATAATCTTGAAAGCGGAATTAAAACTTACGGAAACGGCATTATTTTCGATTAA
- the dacB gene encoding D-alanyl-D-alanine carboxypeptidase/D-alanyl-D-alanine-endopeptidase, with protein MKKLFFYFHFLIIFNLSLSAQSIKKIQQIISAIPSSTKIAVSIINANTGKLFFEKNNSVPLIPASNTKLFTTAGALYLMGNQHLFETQLLSEDSDFTDSIINGNLYIKGYGNSTFTENDLDSLILNLKEIGISEITGNIIADDTYFDNLYMRDEWIVDEHANVKLPPISALVLNRNQIVVTLSSKGKIGTKLKYSISPDAPFIDVEMFAKVTKLRSQPSFNLICGNEKISLKISGGLRKKSTQSSYVVNVDNPPLFISLLLREKLFKNGIKILGKSTFGKSPNNLTEITSKELHINKLISLINKNSNNYLAECLFKSVGAFFSGEEGNSFYATQAILTTFEEDNVIDDQTAVVDGSGISRFNTITTGSISRLLYKIYKDKIYFNDFYNSLAIYGIDGTLRDRSNFKFLKDNFRGKTGTLNGVTALSGYLKNSDNTDYIVSIIMEYKTKSSYYYKDIEDKILMELSK; from the coding sequence ATGAAAAAACTTTTTTTTTACTTTCACTTTCTAATAATTTTTAATTTATCATTAAGTGCGCAATCAATTAAAAAAATTCAGCAAATTATTTCCGCAATTCCATCATCAACAAAAATTGCAGTAAGTATAATTAATGCAAATACCGGCAAACTATTTTTTGAGAAAAACAACTCAGTTCCTTTGATTCCCGCATCAAACACAAAATTATTTACAACTGCCGGTGCTCTTTATTTAATGGGAAATCAACATTTATTTGAAACTCAACTTCTTTCTGAAGATTCCGATTTTACAGATTCAATAATAAATGGAAATTTGTATATAAAAGGTTATGGAAATTCTACTTTTACGGAAAATGATCTTGATTCTTTAATTCTGAATTTGAAAGAAATTGGAATTTCTGAAATTACCGGAAATATAATTGCAGATGATACTTATTTTGATAATTTATATATGAGAGACGAATGGATTGTTGATGAACATGCAAATGTAAAACTTCCGCCAATTTCTGCGCTTGTGTTAAATCGAAATCAAATTGTTGTAACTTTATCATCAAAAGGTAAAATTGGTACTAAATTAAAATATTCTATTTCTCCGGATGCACCGTTTATTGATGTTGAAATGTTCGCAAAAGTAACAAAATTAAGATCTCAACCGTCATTTAATTTAATATGCGGAAATGAAAAAATTAGTTTAAAAATTTCCGGTGGATTAAGAAAAAAATCCACTCAAAGCAGTTATGTTGTAAATGTTGATAATCCGCCATTATTTATTTCACTTTTACTAAGAGAAAAATTGTTTAAAAATGGAATAAAGATTTTGGGCAAAAGTACATTCGGAAAATCTCCAAATAACCTTACGGAAATTACATCCAAAGAATTACACATTAACAAACTTATTTCTCTCATAAATAAAAACAGCAATAATTATTTGGCAGAATGTTTATTTAAATCCGTTGGAGCATTTTTTAGTGGAGAAGAAGGAAATTCATTTTACGCTACCCAAGCAATCCTTACAACATTTGAAGAAGATAATGTTATTGATGATCAAACTGCAGTTGTTGATGGTTCCGGAATTTCACGATTTAACACAATTACAACGGGATCAATATCACGATTATTATACAAAATTTATAAAGACAAAATTTACTTTAATGATTTTTACAATTCTTTGGCAATTTACGGAATTGACGGAACTTTAAGAGATAGAAGTAATTTTAAATTTTTGAAAGATAATTTTAGAGGAAAAACCGGAACTTTAAATGGTGTAACTGCACTTTCCGGTTATCTTAAAAATTCAGATAATACTGATTATATTGTTAGTATAATTATGGAATACAAAACGAAAAGTTCTTACTATTACAAAGATATTGAAGATAAAATTTTGATGGAATTATCAAAATAA
- a CDS encoding TIGR00730 family Rossman fold protein, giving the protein MKNNNLPIKAYRNIDFLTSQDARIIRILSEFLEPKSRFNKFNIVDTIVFFGSARLKSGKDAKKSLRTFLNETSEKSKNYSKNLKKLENLVRMSKYYEDAVELSKRLTTWSMNLSTSKKRFIICSGGGPGIMEAANKGAKLAGGESIGLNISIPYEQFVNKYVNKDLAFEFHYFFMRKFWFAYLAKALIVFPGGFGTVDEFMEILTLVQTGKIKKDMKVIVYDENYWKSIINFQAFIENGMIDESDLNLFDFCNSVDEVFNKIVSYFEKHYLNK; this is encoded by the coding sequence ATGAAAAATAATAATCTTCCAATAAAAGCTTACAGAAATATTGATTTTTTAACTTCGCAAGATGCAAGAATTATTAGAATATTATCGGAATTTTTAGAACCAAAATCGAGGTTTAACAAATTTAATATTGTTGATACAATTGTGTTTTTTGGTTCTGCAAGATTAAAATCTGGAAAAGATGCAAAAAAGAGTTTGAGAACTTTTCTAAATGAAACTTCAGAAAAAAGTAAAAATTATTCAAAAAATTTGAAAAAGTTAGAAAATTTAGTTCGTATGTCAAAATATTATGAAGATGCAGTTGAACTTTCTAAAAGATTAACAACTTGGTCAATGAATTTATCAACCAGCAAAAAAAGATTCATAATTTGCAGCGGCGGCGGACCCGGAATTATGGAAGCCGCAAATAAAGGCGCAAAACTTGCCGGCGGTGAATCAATTGGATTAAATATTAGCATTCCATATGAGCAATTCGTAAATAAATATGTTAATAAAGATTTAGCTTTTGAATTTCATTACTTTTTTATGAGGAAATTTTGGTTTGCTTATTTAGCAAAAGCATTAATTGTTTTTCCTGGCGGATTTGGAACTGTTGACGAGTTTATGGAAATATTAACTTTAGTACAAACCGGAAAAATTAAAAAAGATATGAAAGTTATTGTTTATGACGAAAATTACTGGAAAAGTATAATAAATTTTCAAGCATTTATTGAAAACGGAATGATTGACGAAAGTGATTTGAATTTGTTCGATTTTTGTAATTCTGTTGATGAAGTATTTAATAAGATTGTAAGTTATTTTGAAAAACATTATTTGAATAAATAA